tgtgtgtgtgtgtgtgtgtgtgtgtctgtgtgtgtgtgtgtctgtgtgtgtgtgtctgtgtgtgtgtctgtgtgtgtgtgtgtgtctgtgtgtgtgtgtgtctctgtgtgtgtgtgtgtgtgtgtctgtgtgtgtgtgtgtgtgtctgtgtgtgtctgtgtctgtgtctgtgtgtgtgtgtctgtgtctctgtgtgtgtgtctctgtgtgtgtgtctctgtgtgtgtgtctctgtgtgtgtgtctgtgtgtgtctctgtctctgtgtgtgtgtgtgtctgtgtgtgtgtgtgtgtgtgtgtgtgtgtgtctctgtgtgtgtgtgtttatctgtgtgtgtgtgtctctgtgtgtgtgtgtttatctgtgtgtgtgtctctgtgtgtgtgtttatctgtgtgtatgtgtgtgtgtgtgtgtgtgtggtctcttctgtgtgtgtggtgtctctgtgtgtgtgtgtgtctatgtgtgtgtgtgtgtgcgtgtgtgtgtgtgtgtgtgtgtgtggtctggtgtgtgtgtgtgtgtgtgtgtgtgtgtgtgtgtgtgtgtgtgtctgtgtgtgtgtgtgtgtgtctgtgtgtgtgtgtgtgtgtctgtgtgtgtgtgtgtgtgtctgtgtgtgtgtgtgtgtgtgtgtgtgtgtgtgtgtgtgtctctgtgtgtgtgtgtgtgtgtgtgtgtctctgtgtgtgtgtgtgtctctgtgtgtgtgtgtgtctctgtgtgtgtgtgtgtctctgtgtctctgtgtgtctgtgtgtgtgtgtgtgtgtgtgtctctgtgtgtgtgtgtgtgtgtgtgtgtgtgtgtgtgtgtgtgtgtgtgtgtgtctctgtgtgtgtgtgtgtgtctctgtgtgtgtgtgtgtgtctctgtgtgtgtgtgtgtgtctctgtgtgtgtgtgtgtgtgtctctgtgtgtgtgtgtctctgtgtgtgtgtgtgtctctgtgtgtgtgtgtgtgtctgtgtgtgtgtgtctgtgtctgtgtctgtgtgtgtgtatgtgtctctgtgtgtgtatgtgtctctgtgtgtgtatgtgtctctgtgtgtgtgtgtgtctctgtgtgtgtgtgtgtctctgtgtgtgtgtgtgtgtctctgtgtgtgtgtgtgtgtgtgtgtctctgtctctgtgtgtgtgtgtctctgtctctgtgtgtgtgtgtctctgtctctgtgtgtgtgtgtctctgtctctgtgtgtgtgtgtctctgtgtgtgtgtgtgtgtgtgtgtctctgtgtgtgtgtgtgtgtctctgtgtgtgtgtgtgtctctgtgtgtgtgtgtgtgtctctgtgtgtgtgtgtgtctctgtgtgtgtgtgtgtctctgtctctgtgtgtgtgtgtctctgtctctgtgtgtgtgtgtctctgtctctgtgtgtgtgtgtctctgtgtgtgtgtgtgtctctgtctctgtgtgtgtgtgtgtgtgtgtctctgtgtgtgtgtgtgtctgtgtctctgtgtgtgtgtgtgtgtctctgtgtgtgtgtgtgtctctgtgtgtgtgtgtgtctctgtgtgtgtgtgtgtctctgtgtgtgtgtgtgtgtctctgtgtgtgtgtgtgtgtgtgtctctgtgtgtgtgtgtgtgtgtgtctctgtgtgtgtgtgtgtgtctctgtgtgtgtgtgtgtgtgtctctgtgtgtgtgtgtgtgtgtctctgtgtgtgtgtgtgtgtctctgtgtgtgtgtgtgtgtgtgtgtctctgtgtgtgtgtgtgtctgtgtctctgtgtgtgtgtgtctctgtgtgtgtgtgtgtctctgtctctgtgtgtgtgtgtctctgtctctgtgtgtgtgtgtctctgtctctgtgtgtgtgtgtgtgtgtctctgtgtgtgtgtgtgtgtgtctctgtgtgtgtgtgtgtgtgtctctgtgtgtgtgtgtgtgtgtgtctctgtgtgtgtgtgtgtgtgtctctgtgtgtgtgtgtgtgtgtctctgtgtgtgtgtgtgtgtgtctctgtgtgtgtgtgtgtgtgtctctgtgtgtgtgtctgtgtgtctgtgtgtgtgtctctgtgtgtgtgtgtgtgtgtctctgtgtctctgtgtgtgtgtctgtgtgtgtgtctctctgtgtgtgtgtgtgtgtgtgtgtctgtgtgtctctgtgtgtgtgtgtgtgtgtgtgtctctgtgtgtgtgtgtgtgtgtctctgtgtgtgtgtgtgtgtgtctctgtgtgtgtgtgtgtctctgtgtgtgtgtgtgtgtgtgtctctgtgtgtgtgtgtgtgtgtgtgtctctgtgtgtgtgtgtgtctgtctgtctctgtgtctgtctgtatttgtgtctgtctctgtgtctgtctgtctgtatttgtgtctgtctctgtgtctgtctgtctgtgtgtgtgtctctgtgtgtgtgtctgtgtctctgtatgtgtgtctgtgtctctgtgtgtgtgtctgtgtctctgtgtgtgtgtctgtgtctctgtgtgtgtgtgtgtgtctctgtgtgtgtgtctctgtgtgtgtgtgtgtgtgtctctgtgtgtgtgtgtgtgtgtctctgtgtgtgtgtgtgtgtgtctctgtgtgtgtgtgtctctgtgtgtgtgtgtctctgtgtgtgtgtgtgtctgtgtgtgtgtgtgtctgtgtgtgtctgtgtctgtctgtctgtctgtatttgtgtctgtctctgtgtctgtctgtctgtgtgtgtgtctctgtgtctgtctgtctgtgtgtgtgtctctgtgtgtgtctctgtgtgtgtgtctctgggtctgtctgtctgtgtgtgtgtctctgggtctgtctgtgtgtgtgtgtgtctctgggtctgtctgtgtgtgtgtgtgtctctgtgtgggtctgtctctgggtgtctctgtgtctgtctgtctctgggtgtctctgtgtctgtctgtctgggtgtctctgggtgtatctgtgtctgtctgtctgtctctgggtgtctctgtgtctgtctctgttttatatcaattatatcAATTTTAACTGTATGTCTTAGTAGTTTGTCGTTCTTATGTGAGCACAGTAACTGTTTATCTTTGTCTATGaatgctgtgtgtgtcagtttaaaTTTGAGCATAACTTGTGCTGTAGGAGTCTTTTGAACAAGCCGAAGTCAGAGATGACCCCCGAGGAGCTGCAGAAGCGTGAGGAGGAAGAGTTCAACACTGGACCATTGTCCGTCCTCACGCAGTCCGTCAAAAACAACACTCAGGTGCTCATCAACTGCCGCAACAACAAGAAGTTGCTGGGTCGTGTCAAAGCCTTCGACAGGTAATGAGTGCTTTAATAATGTTTcactactgaatacagcacCCCGTGTTCACCAAGACTGCACTTGCTGCTGGTCTGGAGAGGGGGGTGTTGCCGAGGGCATCATGGTCATGATGTCTCATTTGTACTAACATTTCAAGTATGACTTACATGACCATCATTTACCGTGGAAATAACCTGCTACCCTCCTTACAACCACATTAGTTTGTGATGGACGAATTCCAACTTTAAGGTCTATGACTCGGCAGCAATAGCAATCGACATATGATGAGATTTTTTCCATTAGGTATGATGTACTAAAGCAATTGTACAGCTAGCTTGAACGATTCCTCGGACCAGTCTGATGGTGCACATGAGCTGATGTTTGTTATACATTTCCAATCTGCAATTATTTCCCATTTACTGCTTTATACTATATACTTGCTTCACTAAGCTGCTGACAAAGCTAGCATATAAGTCAAACAACAAATTATCAAGAAGATtagtgtgtttaatttaatcaCATGAAAAATGGGTAACGTGAAGCCATCATGTGGATTGGGAAGAGCACCAAGCTACCAAATCGGAGGTGGTGTGAGTTTGGCTGGACTGCAACTGCACAGATATCCACCAGAATCCAACTTGTACTCGGGTCTGCacttgttcaggaagtaaagtaacctgcATGCGTGTTTTTAGCCGATGGCGACATCATTAGTTTGAGTGCCTGAGGATCATGGTATACAGAATAGATGTGGTCCCTTACTGAGCATTATAgcaccaaaataataataaaaaaaagtaaatatggTGACTTAAGATGCACACAAATGCACCAGAGTACAGGAGAGTTCACATGGGTCTGAAACCAGACCATTGCCCAGGAAAAGTCACACAGGTATAGAGTCCAGCAAACACACccagtgtgaaaaaaaacatcgtaacaatattttttgttaCAAGGGGACAAACAAGTGACTTATCCCTCACTAGTTTGAAGGGTCATgtctcacccactctctctctttccctggcTTGCACCTTGCTATTAAAAATGAATCAGGTTCATAACAGCTCAGCTTGGTTTGAACTTAATTATTGATTCTACCAGTGGTTATGGATGTTCATTAGCAAATCACTATTTTTCATAGCGGTGGCATGCTTTATGAAGGGCAACACATTTGTGTAGCCTGTAATCTCATTGATGAATGATTAAGGAGATTTGACCTCTGTGTCCTTTTATTTCCACCCCAGTGAAACTCATCAAAAGGGCAGCCTTTTTAGTGAAATACCAACTTGAGCATTGCAAACAGGTAACAGTCAATCAAGATTCTGGGTGATAAATAAGGATTTTAAAGTATTTCAGACACGTCTCCCCTTCCTGCCACCCTGGTGGTTAATGTATCTGACTGTTACATCGTTGTCCAAACAGATTGGTGCATGGTCATATCTCAGCACAGGTAAGAGGTATTTGAGCTGTAGATGGATCATCAGCTAGTCACAGAGTCACATGCCAATGACATTACACCGACTCTTGTCTGTTTGTGGTACTCAGTCAATCACTCTGCCTGTTCTCTCTAATTGTATATCTAACTCTATATAAACTTGTCTGTCTAATTTATTGTCACTCCGCAGTTGTTTTTTCCACATTGATAAGCTGCCTCAGATGGTTCAGTACACAAACTAGAAGCAGTTTGTACATCTGTGTGATGTTGGAGTGCAGCTCAGTGATCTCTGCAGGATGTAGTACTGCTTTTCcagtctctcacactctttttctgtgtgtgtgtgtgtgtgtgtgtgtgtgtgtgtgtgtgtagacactGTAACATGGTCCTGGAAAACGTGAAGGAGATGTGGACTGAGGTGCCTAAGAGCGGGAAGGGAAAGAAGAAATCCAAACCAGTGAATAAAGATCGTTACATCTCCAAGATGTTTCTGAGAGGAGACTCTGTCATTGTGGTGCTGAGGAATCCATTGATCACCGGCAAATAACTCACTCTGtcatgcacattttcacacattctgtctcacacacacacacacacacacacagaggtggcTTGCTCTCAGTGAGAGACATTGGGTGTAACCGTTGTACTGATTGTGTCACACTGACTGGCTTGTGGtcttaataaatgttttgtatttacagtcactttttgctttgttttttttccacacttttCTATTTTCTGTTCTTATTGAATGTCACAACCTGTCAGCTTCCCTGTCCACACTTTTATTTGCCTGTCCTTTTCTTTTTGGGGGAAAACTTTAAAAGCAGttagtataaaataatttttggaATATCTGGTCAGTTTCTTGTACTTTGTTTGAGCCAATCACAGCTCTGACTTTATCTGCAACATTTCAAGgacctttattatttaaaatgttaattgtCACTGCACTTTACACCATCCACCAACGATCACACGTTAAAATAGTGCATGAGGTGCTCAGGTCAGCTGCCATAGAATGATGCATTGTGAATAATGAGGCTTGAAATAAATATCGAGGGATAGTTAATTCCGCTTCACTGACTAAGATGCCTTTTTTTCTAcctaaacaatatatatttcttGTTCAAGTATTAAAAACTATTTCAAGTGATGGTGACAGTGATTTATGCTCTGTATGTGCCATGGAGAGGACTGGCAGAACTGTTCATGTTCTCCAGTTTAGCTGCCACCCTTTtcttagtgttcagtgagtcTGATGTCGGGCCTGTGATGAAACTGTCTTACTGAGGTTCTTATGGATCAGCACCAGGACAGAAGATGCTAACTGTAGAACAGAATGATGACCACAACCACAATGAACTGAAAAAATAACCTAGTAGTTTGCTGAACAACTGGGAGGATTGagctttcataaataaataaaaaacctggGGCATGGTGCGTTCTAGTTTTGACAATGCTACAGCTGTCTATGGCAAAATTGTTGTTGGTTGAGAGGAGGGTTTTATCTGCCCATGTTCATCAGAGCAGCACTGTTCAACTGTGAGCCTCATGAGTGTGCAAAAGAGCATGTGTGCCTTCACACTCCCTGGGGGGTAGCTGGCATCGGTTCAGGAGAACTAGGTAGTGAatgcaaattaaaacaaatgaaaactaTTAAATACAGGTAGGAAGATAATCCCTTTTTTACATGCTTATTTTAATTGAGGGCACACAGATTGTACTTTGCTTTTTGAAAGTTTATCAGCAACTAACATGAAACCAGAGAGTTGATGCAAAAAGTCATTTTGTGGTCATTATTTCGCACAGTCCAGAATTATTCAACAGATAACAGTGTTTCTTTCTATTAAACTTTTACCATTCATACTATTCAATGTCTTGCAGTAGATCATCTAGATCTAAAACCAGTCTCTACCAGCATGTACAAGACGTAGCACTGCTGTTATTGGTTTTCCTGAAATGAACTTTATGCtcactgtttttaaaatgtatctaaatttaaaaaatttgttaaAACAGATTTATCATCACAGAATGATCGGCAACGTAAATGTTGCATTGTCATGAGTGTGTTTCATCTCTGAGCGATGACTTTGTGACACACTGTTGTTTCCAGACTTCCTGTATTACTAATGTGAGCAGATGTGTCAAATCTTTAAACGCTCACATAACCTGCTCGATTTCTGATAAGTAACAAAATGACCAGACTTTGGTGCTTTGTGGGGGGAAAATGTCCCTGAGCtgataaacacaaaatacagtTAGCTACTGCAATAGATACAActctttataaatataaactaagATAACAGCTGAAAGGCTCCATGCCTAATTAACCATATATAGGTGTGGTGATAGACATTCAGTCGTGTCATGGACCGTGTCCGAAATCATATTGTACCGTGTTAAATACTGAGCTGAAACTCAGGTACTCTGGCTTTATATTTGCAGGTGGTGCATGCCAACTGGTAAATATTACAGGTGGGACAATATGGTAGTGAATTAACTCTgtaagtgaaatatttacatcattAGCATTTGTGCAGCGCTATGTAGTGCATAGACGTTCAGTAAAATAGACGTACTAACACTACTACAGGTTAATATTTGGTGAAGGCTCTCCGGTAGAGTATAAGAGCACTGAACCTATTCCCGTCAAAATAGAAATTGTGTCCAGTAAATCTATTCTGTTCACTTGTCAAGTTATTTTACATCCTTAATACGTAACAGCAAATGTGATATGATAATGCCtggtcatgtgatgtcatccttTCATTTTGTAAGAAGACTCAGTTGACTGGTAAACTGTGTTTTGATGATACAGTGCTATTTAAGTTTTAAACCGCTGTGTTCTGAACTACCTGCATTTCAGTACTATAGTAGAACCTAGTGGCAATAAAAGCATGACCTCATGTTTCTGCAACATGTAATAAGATATTTTACGAAAGAAGGCTATCCTAGTAATGTTATGTGCATGAGCATCAATTGACAGATTATTGTTATAGTAAATAGTCACGTTAAGGTCTTTCAATGCTCCACAAGGTTTGTCAGAGACCAACTGACTTTGGATTACAAGACACACATGCATACCAAGGAGTCTGAGTTTGAACCCATCAGAATGAAAGATATATGTCTGGGACTGACCCATTTGCTGGGGTTATACTCttttttgagttttattttttaaagtttgctGAAAAGCACAGACTTGGGAAACGCAAGCCTGGAGTTTGGCCAATGTTAAGAACATCCTTTTCTCTCAGTGAGCCAATCTCTGATCTTATCTCTTCACTCCCTTCCCCTCTGAAAAATCTTGCTCCGTTTGAAAAACTACCAGATGCCAAAACATGAGATGCATGGTGGTAGAAACTCAATTGGGTGTGGTGCTTTATGTCAATTAACAATGAGCTAGATTTAATTGTGAACCGACCGTTTTTACTGGGCCATGAGCTGAGTCGAGTGCCACTCGGCTGGATTTAGTGGCATGTTGAATGGAGACAATCTGGGTTTAGTTGCGGGTTGAGTGTCACTGACCTGGGTTTAGTTATGTGATCTGTGGCTTTATTTCGGTTTTAATGTAGGTCGAGTGGTTCTGAGTTGTGTTCATTGGTGTG
The DNA window shown above is from Tachysurus fulvidraco isolate hzauxx_2018 chromosome 13, HZAU_PFXX_2.0, whole genome shotgun sequence and carries:
- the snrpd2 gene encoding small nuclear ribonucleoprotein Sm D2 → MSLLNKPKSEMTPEELQKREEEEFNTGPLSVLTQSVKNNTQVLINCRNNKKLLGRVKAFDRHCNMVLENVKEMWTEVPKSGKGKKKSKPVNKDRYISKMFLRGDSVIVVLRNPLITGK